The Echinicola rosea genome has a segment encoding these proteins:
- a CDS encoding aldo/keto reductase: MHYNQLGKSTIKVSEVSFGCMSLKGSKKENTQLIHQAIEHGINYFDTADLYDAGENEKVVGEALKGMRHDIVLATKVGNELRADGSGWDWNPRKSYILKAVEESLKRLQTDFIDFYQLHGGTIEDPIDETIEAFELLKEQGKIREYGISSIRPNVIRQYVEKSNIAGVMMQYSLLDRRPEESVLDLLENHQISVLVRGGYAKGLLLDKPAKEYLNWSAKEVDVIKNKISALCPDMKTQQQVALKYPLAHKAVASIVSGVRTSEQLFSTLEALEAGEDVDAIIEQLKSDLVPNFYEMHR; encoded by the coding sequence ATGCACTATAACCAACTAGGGAAATCAACTATCAAGGTCAGTGAAGTTTCTTTTGGCTGTATGTCGCTCAAGGGCAGCAAAAAAGAAAATACACAATTGATCCATCAAGCGATCGAACACGGTATCAATTATTTTGATACGGCCGACTTGTACGATGCAGGCGAAAATGAGAAAGTAGTGGGGGAAGCGTTGAAAGGCATGCGCCATGATATAGTATTGGCCACTAAAGTGGGAAATGAGCTCCGGGCTGATGGCAGTGGATGGGATTGGAACCCAAGAAAATCCTATATCTTGAAGGCAGTCGAAGAGAGCTTAAAGCGACTGCAAACTGATTTTATTGACTTTTATCAGCTCCATGGAGGAACAATAGAGGATCCGATAGATGAAACCATCGAGGCATTCGAATTGCTCAAGGAGCAAGGGAAAATAAGGGAGTATGGGATCTCTTCCATCCGGCCAAACGTCATTCGCCAGTATGTAGAAAAGTCCAATATTGCGGGAGTGATGATGCAGTACAGTTTATTGGATAGAAGGCCAGAGGAATCAGTTTTGGATTTGTTGGAAAATCATCAGATCAGTGTGCTGGTAAGGGGTGGATACGCAAAAGGGCTTCTGCTGGACAAGCCAGCAAAAGAATACCTTAATTGGTCAGCAAAAGAAGTCGATGTAATAAAGAACAAGATAAGTGCCCTTTGTCCAGACATGAAAACCCAGCAGCAAGTGGCCCTCAAATATCCACTGGCCCATAAAGCAGTAGCCTCCATCGTGTCAGGGGTGCGAACGTCCGAACAACTGTTCAGTACCTTGGAAGCCCTGGAAGCTGGCGAGGATGTGGATGCTATTATAGAACAGCTTAAAAGTGATTTGGTGCCAAATTTCTACGAAATGCACCGCTGA
- a CDS encoding aldo/keto reductase, which translates to MNYRKLGSTDIRISEISLGTWQVGGGWGGNFDEKAAADILHEAIDGGVNFIDTADVYDDGMSEAAVGRLLKERSEQIYVASKCGRQINPHVSEGYTPEVLRKYVEASLKNIGIESLDLIQLHCPPTAVYERDDIFELFDRLKEEGKIKHLGVSVEKVEEAQLALNYPNVQTVQIIFNMFRQKPAETFFGKASAKDVGIIVRVPLASGLLSGKMSRDREFDPNDHRHFNRDGQAFDKGETFSGVDFEKGLDAVEELKGIFGEKASLAAWALRWILMFEEVSTVIPGASRPSQIKANLLSSALPAVTNEQLEAVKSVYEKYIKADVHHLW; encoded by the coding sequence ATGAATTACAGAAAACTCGGAAGTACCGATATTAGGATTTCGGAGATCTCTCTAGGTACCTGGCAAGTAGGTGGAGGATGGGGAGGAAACTTTGATGAAAAGGCCGCTGCTGACATCCTGCACGAAGCCATAGATGGCGGGGTTAATTTTATAGATACAGCGGATGTCTATGATGACGGGATGAGTGAAGCCGCTGTAGGCAGGCTGCTCAAAGAACGATCAGAGCAGATCTATGTGGCCAGTAAATGTGGGCGGCAGATCAATCCTCATGTAAGTGAAGGATATACTCCTGAGGTGCTTAGAAAATATGTGGAAGCCAGTCTGAAAAATATCGGCATCGAGTCGTTGGATTTGATACAGTTGCATTGCCCGCCGACAGCGGTGTACGAGCGTGATGATATTTTTGAGCTTTTTGATCGACTGAAAGAAGAAGGAAAGATCAAGCATTTGGGAGTTAGTGTAGAAAAAGTGGAGGAAGCGCAGCTGGCGCTAAACTACCCAAATGTGCAAACAGTGCAGATCATTTTCAATATGTTTCGCCAAAAACCAGCCGAAACTTTTTTTGGGAAAGCCAGCGCAAAAGATGTCGGCATCATTGTAAGGGTTCCCTTGGCAAGTGGTCTGCTGAGTGGAAAAATGAGTCGAGATAGGGAATTTGACCCAAATGACCATCGTCATTTCAATAGGGACGGCCAGGCCTTTGACAAAGGCGAAACCTTCTCGGGCGTCGATTTTGAAAAAGGATTGGATGCAGTGGAAGAACTCAAGGGGATTTTTGGGGAGAAAGCATCATTGGCGGCATGGGCCCTTCGGTGGATTCTGATGTTTGAGGAAGTGAGTACCGTAATTCCAGGAGCCTCCCGACCTTCCCAGATCAAGGCAAACCTACTCTCTTCGGCACTCCCAGCCGTGACCAATGAACAATTAGAAGCTGTAAAGTCGGTCTATGAAAAGTACATCAAAGCAGATGTACATCATTTGTGGTAA
- a CDS encoding Dabb family protein: protein MKTRRSFLNRLGLVGTSLFLPLSTHAAPAKDLLIHQVYFWLKNPEKDMKSFIKGCEDLIKIDSIKKAYIGKPAVTSRRDVVDHSFHVSLTVHFKTMEDHNIYQIHETHKKFIAKHEEKWEKVQVYDMKVE, encoded by the coding sequence ATGAAAACCAGAAGATCATTTCTAAATCGATTGGGATTAGTAGGAACCAGCTTGTTTCTACCACTGAGCACTCATGCCGCTCCTGCCAAAGACCTCTTGATCCACCAAGTTTACTTTTGGCTCAAAAACCCGGAAAAAGACATGAAGAGCTTCATCAAAGGCTGTGAAGACCTCATCAAAATAGATAGTATAAAAAAAGCCTATATCGGAAAACCTGCCGTTACTTCCAGAAGGGATGTCGTGGATCACTCTTTCCATGTTTCGCTCACGGTGCACTTCAAGACCATGGAAGATCATAATATCTACCAAATCCATGAAACCCACAAAAAATTTATCGCCAAGCACGAGGAGAAATGGGAAAAGGTCCAAGTCTATGACATGAAAGTCGAATAG